In Rhodothermus marinus DSM 4252, a single genomic region encodes these proteins:
- a CDS encoding BatD family protein — protein sequence MRRWLLSMLFLSVGAIPAAAQRWTVEVQARVSRTQVGMGETVVYTVDIIGALPDGLRMPEPPPTEGLALVYPTPTVHRQYSLIGGRIQQRIRYSWRFRPVRPGKARIGAFRLQVGDQTLATDPIELTVYDAPTAPPAEVAPNASAAPDLFIEATLQPTIPYEGQQTVLEYRLFFREGLQVWRSRLVGSWETEGFWREELEVEDRPLPERVLRNGAAYYTFVLQRIALFPTRSGMLQIDPLTIESEVSLQPDPLDPFASLLRPGPSEPQRVTAPALTVTVRPLPDGAPSGFVDAVGRFRLEAEASPTEVSVGEPVTVTIRLSGSGNLPTLTPPRPDVDTSFAVYPADDALTLDRRGARLTGTRTLSYVLVPGRAGRFTLPPVRLAYFDPEGGVYRTLTAPLPELVVHPASATPTAPVATASPAAVHSRSFSWIRWLPYAGGGLLVILLLLLLAQRRRAARRPRPSPVQPDALPPSTLEPRLFYRRLEETLRRAAGRYLGEDVRGLTRSRLCDRLRQRGLPEAEVARMARLLAACEAACYAPTPPDPIQTLHDHREAARLLEFLEKKAPSEEGA from the coding sequence ATGCGGCGCTGGCTGCTTTCGATGCTGTTCCTGAGCGTGGGGGCCATCCCGGCGGCCGCGCAGCGCTGGACGGTAGAAGTTCAGGCCCGCGTCAGTCGCACCCAGGTGGGCATGGGCGAGACGGTCGTCTACACCGTCGACATCATCGGCGCCCTGCCCGACGGATTGCGCATGCCGGAGCCGCCCCCGACCGAAGGGCTGGCGCTCGTCTATCCGACGCCCACCGTACACCGCCAGTACTCGCTGATCGGCGGGCGCATCCAGCAACGTATCCGCTACAGCTGGCGGTTTCGGCCGGTGCGTCCCGGCAAAGCCCGCATCGGCGCCTTCCGGCTTCAGGTGGGCGATCAGACGCTGGCCACCGATCCGATCGAACTGACCGTCTACGATGCACCCACGGCACCGCCCGCCGAAGTGGCGCCGAACGCATCCGCTGCACCCGACCTGTTTATCGAGGCCACCCTGCAGCCCACCATCCCCTACGAAGGGCAACAGACCGTGCTCGAATACCGACTGTTCTTCCGGGAAGGGCTGCAGGTCTGGCGTAGCCGCCTGGTGGGCTCCTGGGAAACGGAAGGGTTCTGGCGCGAGGAACTTGAGGTGGAAGATCGGCCGCTGCCCGAGCGGGTACTTCGCAACGGCGCGGCCTATTACACCTTCGTGCTGCAGCGCATCGCGCTGTTTCCCACGCGGAGCGGAATGCTTCAGATCGATCCGCTCACCATCGAAAGCGAAGTCTCGCTGCAGCCGGATCCGCTCGATCCCTTCGCCTCGCTGCTGCGTCCGGGTCCGAGCGAACCGCAGCGCGTGACGGCTCCGGCGCTCACCGTGACGGTGCGTCCGCTCCCGGACGGAGCGCCGTCGGGTTTCGTCGATGCCGTGGGACGATTCCGGCTGGAAGCCGAAGCCTCACCTACCGAAGTAAGTGTCGGCGAGCCGGTAACCGTCACGATCCGTCTGTCCGGATCAGGAAACCTGCCCACGCTGACGCCGCCCCGGCCGGACGTGGACACCAGCTTCGCCGTCTATCCCGCCGACGATGCGCTGACGCTCGACCGCCGCGGCGCGCGGCTGACCGGCACCCGCACGCTGTCCTACGTGCTCGTGCCCGGCCGGGCCGGGCGTTTCACGCTGCCACCCGTGCGCCTCGCCTACTTCGATCCGGAGGGCGGCGTCTATCGCACGCTGACGGCTCCGCTGCCGGAGCTTGTCGTGCATCCGGCCTCGGCCACGCCCACTGCTCCGGTGGCGACCGCTTCCCCGGCGGCCGTTCATTCTCGGTCATTTTCATGGATCCGGTGGCTGCCCTATGCCGGCGGAGGGCTTCTGGTGATCCTACTGCTGCTGTTGCTGGCGCAGCGACGGCGTGCGGCCCGCCGCCCGCGACCGTCGCCCGTGCAACCCGACGCGCTTCCGCCGTCCACGCTGGAGCCCCGCCTGTTCTACCGGCGACTGGAAGAAACGCTGCGACGAGCGGCCGGACGCTACCTGGGCGAAGACGTGCGCGGCCTGACGCGCTCCCGGCTGTGCGACCGCCTGCGCCAACGCGGCCTGCCCGAAGCGGAAGTGGCCCGCATGGCCCGATTGCTGGCCGCCTGCGAGGCCGCCTGCTACGCCCCGACGCCTCCCGATCCCATCCAGACGCTCCACGACCACCGCGAGGCTGCCCGTCTCCTGGAGTTCCTCGAAAAAAAGGCCCCTTCCGAAGAAGGGGCCTGA
- a CDS encoding tetratricopeptide repeat protein has product MRLLIGLALLLLLLADDGARQGRRGNAAYRAGRYAEAAEHYRQGLLLTQDPATRFGLQHNLGAALLRLGQAGSARAALDAALRMAPDDAARARAAYNAGNAAFAEGDLQAALHYYRTALLADPDFEDARFNYEYVLRHLPPSSPPPPSVGGAEQNNPNDADTQNTPGQGVADGNRRHNAERAPAQNDPSDSAASERQSQTPTSSAQLSPEAAARLLDALQRQEQEALRRALRLPTHPRTVKKDW; this is encoded by the coding sequence ATGCGCCTACTGATCGGACTTGCGCTGCTGCTGTTGCTGCTTGCCGACGACGGCGCCCGCCAGGGCCGCCGGGGCAACGCGGCCTACCGGGCCGGACGCTACGCCGAGGCGGCCGAGCATTACCGCCAGGGATTGCTGCTGACGCAGGATCCAGCCACGCGCTTCGGGCTGCAGCACAACCTGGGGGCGGCCCTGCTGCGTCTGGGCCAGGCGGGAAGCGCACGTGCCGCTCTCGACGCGGCGCTCCGCATGGCCCCCGACGATGCCGCACGGGCACGCGCCGCCTACAACGCCGGCAACGCGGCCTTCGCCGAGGGCGACCTGCAGGCGGCCCTGCACTACTACCGCACGGCGCTGCTGGCCGACCCCGACTTCGAAGATGCCCGCTTCAACTACGAATACGTCCTGCGCCACCTGCCGCCTTCCAGTCCACCGCCACCGTCGGTAGGCGGGGCCGAACAGAACAATCCGAACGACGCCGACACGCAGAATACACCCGGACAGGGTGTGGCGGACGGCAACCGCCGGCACAATGCGGAGCGTGCGCCTGCGCAGAACGACCCGTCCGATTCCGCCGCCTCTGAAAGACAATCCCAGACACCCACCTCATCGGCGCAGCTCTCGCCCGAGGCGGCCGCCCGCCTGCTCGACGCCCTGCAACGCCAGGAACAGGAGGCCCTCCGGCGTGCCCTGCGGCTGCCCACCCATCCCCGTACGGTCAAAAAAGACTGGTGA
- a CDS encoding VWA domain-containing protein — translation MNLHWLHPEWLWALAAVPGTALLLMWAARRRRRDLERLGDPVLIAQLAAPAPGRARLRAALLLTAVALLALALAGPRLGLQPRQAERRGLDLLIALDVSNSMLAEDVAPSRLARARYELYRLLEHLEGDRVGLILFAGDAFLQCPFTTDYGAVRLFLDVADPSLIPTPGTDYVRMIQVALQAFEAPQPDEVPRSRVLLVVSDGENHAEGFEQALRQLQEAGIERLAVGVGETAGAPIPVYRDGRRVGVRRDAEGRVVHTRLEPATLQALAGPDGYFHLGRTGEVVPALLKRLDGFARTPIATETFETYAERYQWPLALALLLLVLEALLPERRRTLQTA, via the coding sequence ATGAACCTGCACTGGCTCCATCCCGAATGGCTCTGGGCGCTGGCCGCCGTGCCGGGCACCGCGCTGCTGCTGATGTGGGCGGCGCGTCGGCGCCGGCGCGATCTCGAGCGGCTGGGCGATCCGGTGCTGATCGCCCAACTGGCCGCGCCGGCTCCCGGACGTGCCCGGCTGCGGGCCGCGTTGCTCCTGACCGCCGTGGCACTGCTCGCGCTGGCGCTGGCCGGTCCCCGCCTCGGCCTGCAACCCCGCCAGGCCGAACGGCGAGGCCTCGACCTGCTCATCGCACTGGACGTGTCGAACTCCATGCTGGCCGAAGACGTGGCGCCCAGTCGACTGGCCCGCGCCCGATACGAACTCTATCGCCTGCTCGAGCATCTGGAAGGCGATCGCGTGGGCCTGATTCTGTTCGCCGGCGACGCCTTTCTGCAATGTCCGTTCACCACGGACTACGGCGCCGTACGGCTGTTTCTGGACGTGGCCGATCCGTCGCTGATCCCCACGCCGGGCACCGACTACGTCCGCATGATCCAGGTGGCCCTGCAGGCCTTCGAGGCACCGCAACCGGACGAAGTACCACGTAGCCGGGTGCTACTAGTCGTCTCCGATGGCGAAAACCACGCGGAGGGCTTCGAGCAGGCGCTCCGCCAACTTCAGGAGGCCGGCATCGAGCGGCTGGCTGTCGGCGTGGGCGAAACCGCGGGCGCCCCGATTCCCGTGTACCGCGACGGCCGCCGCGTGGGCGTCCGGCGCGACGCGGAAGGCCGTGTCGTACACACGCGGCTGGAGCCGGCCACGCTACAGGCGCTGGCCGGACCGGACGGCTACTTCCATCTGGGACGCACCGGCGAGGTCGTGCCGGCCCTGCTGAAGCGGCTGGACGGCTTCGCCCGGACCCCGATCGCGACCGAGACGTTCGAAACCTACGCCGAGCGCTATCAGTGGCCGCTGGCGCTGGCCCTGCTGTTGCTGGTGCTCGAAGCGCTGCTGCCCGAACGCCGCCGAACGCTCCAGACCGCCTGA